A single genomic interval of Mucilaginibacter robiniae harbors:
- a CDS encoding UDP-2,3-diacylglucosamine diphosphatase, with translation MAKREIDILVISDVHLGTYGCHAKELLNYLKSIRPKKVILNGDIIDIWQFSKSYWPESHMKVVRRLLKFVTDGVPVYYLTGNHDEMLRKFTDLKLGKFQLLNKLLLNVDGKKAWIFHGDVFDVTMQHSKWLAKLGAIGYDTLIILNSMVNWCLTALGRSKMSFSQRIKGRVKEAVKFINHFEQTAADLAVDKKYDYVICGHIHHAEIRHIQAQHKTSSVLYLNSGDWVESLTALEYVNGNWRIYQYNPTEFTTIADEDHTDDEDLEAKLDVNHLLEQFKQKVQ, from the coding sequence ATGGCTAAGCGCGAAATTGATATTCTGGTTATTTCAGATGTGCATCTGGGCACTTATGGTTGCCACGCTAAAGAGCTGCTGAACTATCTAAAAAGCATTCGCCCGAAAAAAGTAATCCTGAACGGCGATATTATTGACATCTGGCAGTTCAGTAAATCTTACTGGCCCGAATCGCACATGAAAGTGGTGCGCAGGTTGCTTAAGTTCGTAACCGATGGTGTTCCGGTTTATTACCTCACCGGCAACCATGATGAAATGCTCCGCAAGTTTACCGACCTCAAACTGGGTAAGTTTCAGTTGCTGAACAAACTGCTGTTAAATGTTGATGGTAAGAAAGCGTGGATATTTCACGGGGATGTATTTGACGTTACCATGCAGCATTCCAAATGGCTGGCCAAATTAGGAGCCATTGGCTACGATACGCTGATTATTTTAAATAGCATGGTCAACTGGTGTCTCACAGCACTGGGTCGCTCTAAAATGAGCTTTTCTCAACGGATAAAAGGCCGCGTTAAAGAGGCTGTAAAGTTTATCAACCACTTTGAACAAACCGCTGCCGACTTGGCGGTAGATAAGAAGTATGATTACGTAATTTGCGGCCACATCCACCATGCCGAAATACGGCACATTCAGGCACAACATAAAACTTCCTCGGTACTCTATCTTAACTCAGGCGATTGGGTGGAAAGTTTAACTGCATTGGAATATGTAAATGGAAATTGGCGTATTTACCAGTATAATCCGACTGAGTTTACTACAATCGCTGATGAAGATCATACCGACGATGAAGATCTAGAAGCCAAGCTGGATGTAAACCATCTGCTGGAACAATTCAAGCAGAAAGTACAATAA
- a CDS encoding DinB family protein, with amino-acid sequence MNLADEYKAIKIALDNYRSRLDEVTEEQFTETPPIGGWSLAEVYSHILQADLGSTIAAEKCCLKTGVHTRKGLNWKGKLVFLLNRFPPGKRKAPAAIANLTQKISKEEARNLIVRLRKRVDSIMPMLHNAPQDVKISHPGLGMLDARQWLKFLRIHTEHHIKQLDRIEKSLKQE; translated from the coding sequence ATGAATTTAGCCGACGAATACAAAGCCATTAAAATTGCGCTAGACAATTACCGCAGCCGACTGGATGAAGTTACCGAAGAACAGTTTACGGAAACTCCGCCCATAGGTGGATGGTCGTTGGCTGAAGTGTACTCACATATTTTACAGGCTGATTTGGGTTCAACCATTGCAGCAGAAAAGTGCTGCCTGAAAACTGGGGTGCATACCCGTAAAGGCTTAAACTGGAAAGGAAAACTGGTATTTCTATTAAACCGATTTCCGCCGGGGAAGCGTAAAGCCCCCGCTGCTATAGCAAATCTTACCCAGAAAATTTCGAAAGAAGAAGCCCGGAACCTGATTGTGCGCCTGCGCAAACGGGTGGATAGCATTATGCCCATGTTGCACAATGCCCCTCAGGATGTAAAAATTAGTCACCCTGGCTTGGGGATGCTGGATGCCCGGCAATGGCTTAAGTTTTTGCGCATCCATACCGAGCACCACATTAAACAATTAGACAGGATAGAAAAAAGTTTAAAACAGGAGTAA
- a CDS encoding DUF2752 domain-containing protein produces the protein MKSKKLYFAVPVLGMLLYVYYRFNPAKYSFFPKCPFHYLTGLDCPGCGSQRAVNCLLHLDIIGALHQNLLLVMSLPFLAIHFGYRLAGFIKQKDYRWSVIYHPATPIITGIIAVTFWIIRNLPYYPFKH, from the coding sequence ATGAAATCTAAAAAGCTATATTTTGCAGTACCTGTGTTGGGTATGTTGTTGTATGTGTACTATCGGTTCAATCCGGCAAAGTATAGCTTTTTTCCAAAATGCCCGTTTCATTACCTTACTGGTTTAGATTGCCCAGGCTGCGGCTCGCAGCGGGCGGTTAACTGTTTACTTCACTTAGATATTATAGGAGCCTTACACCAGAACTTGTTGCTGGTAATGAGTCTGCCGTTTTTAGCCATTCATTTTGGTTATCGGCTGGCGGGCTTTATTAAACAAAAAGATTACCGCTGGTCGGTTATTTATCATCCGGCTACGCCTATCATAACCGGCATTATTGCGGTTACGTTCTGGATTATACGTAACTTACCGTAT
- a CDS encoding glycosyltransferase family 2 protein, whose translation MFKPRLSVITVVYNNVQDIERTVKSVIHQTYDNIEYIVVDGQSTDGTLDVLYRYQIVFSQFISEKDAGIYDAMNKGLALATGDYVIFMNSGDEFYATDTVARVFATELNADIYYGETEMIDANGNSLGQRRHQAPQQFTWRSFKYGMSISHQAIYIRRALTQPYNRQYALSADIDWILQAAKQARKIVNVHAYVAKYLVGGMSKKKHRQSLLERFAIMRQHYGLLPTLFNHAVIAFNLGWYWLLHRRTND comes from the coding sequence ATGTTTAAGCCTCGGTTAAGTGTGATTACAGTAGTGTACAACAACGTTCAGGATATTGAGCGTACGGTAAAATCGGTTATTCACCAAACATATGACAATATAGAATACATTGTGGTGGATGGCCAATCAACCGATGGTACGCTGGATGTATTGTACCGTTATCAAATAGTTTTTAGTCAGTTTATCAGCGAAAAGGATGCAGGTATTTATGATGCCATGAACAAAGGTTTGGCTTTAGCTACCGGCGATTATGTGATTTTCATGAACTCGGGCGATGAGTTTTATGCCACTGACACGGTAGCCCGCGTTTTTGCCACCGAACTCAACGCTGATATTTACTATGGCGAAACAGAAATGATAGATGCCAATGGCAATAGCTTAGGTCAACGCCGCCACCAAGCACCCCAACAATTTACCTGGCGCAGTTTTAAATACGGCATGAGCATTAGCCATCAGGCTATCTACATTCGTCGGGCGTTAACGCAGCCATATAACCGGCAATATGCTTTAAGTGCAGATATTGATTGGATATTGCAAGCCGCAAAACAAGCCCGCAAAATTGTGAACGTGCATGCCTACGTCGCCAAATATCTGGTAGGCGGCATGTCGAAAAAGAAACATCGCCAAAGCTTGCTGGAACGTTTTGCTATTATGCGCCAGCATTATGGGCTGCTACCAACCCTCTTCAACCATGCGGTAATTGCTTTTAATTTAGGCTGGTACTGGTTGCTGCACCGGAGAACCAATGATTAA
- a CDS encoding ATP-dependent Clp protease adaptor ClpS, whose amino-acid sequence MPTEVQEETLTLDEILASLKEMHRLILWNDDVNTFDHVIHCMMKYLDYSESQSEKIAWKVHNEGKCAVLEGSFTEMEVYRKILQQEGLTVSVD is encoded by the coding sequence ATGCCGACCGAAGTACAGGAAGAAACGCTTACGCTTGACGAGATACTGGCGAGCCTGAAAGAAATGCACCGTCTGATATTGTGGAATGACGATGTAAACACATTCGATCATGTAATTCATTGCATGATGAAATATCTGGATTACTCAGAATCGCAATCTGAAAAAATTGCCTGGAAGGTGCACAACGAAGGTAAATGCGCCGTGTTGGAAGGTTCATTCACCGAAATGGAAGTTTACCGGAAAATATTACAGCAAGAAGGCTTAACCGTTTCGGTTGATTAA
- a CDS encoding S41 family peptidase yields the protein MKKRYLLFLAALCSAYTVKAQSQEVYFTSYPTLTPDGNTVIFSYEGDLWKADVNSQAAVRLTAMQGQETNPRVSPDGQWLAFSSNQFGNNDVYVMPLAGGAIKQLTYHEASDEVDSWSWDSKTVYFTSSRYNRFGAYSVSRTGGTPLRLFGNYFNTIHDVVEHPQTGELFFSNTWESYNFSQRKHYKGDYNPDIQSYNPKTKAYKQYTNWIGKDFWTTVDGKGNIYFVSDENNEEYNLYTFINGKKTPLTHFNSSIKRPFVSASGNRVVFEKDYQLYVYDVASKQTRKLNFSLFRNDVLPKAQEFDIAGHIEAMDASPDGKKIAFVSRGELFVSDIEGKFIEHIERSNSERVTEVKWLPDNRGLIFSQTLDGYVNWYTIAADGSGKEKQITSDKRSNRKLEVNKAHTQGVYLSGRDEVRTIDLKTLASKTIVKDEIWGFEDSQPYFSPNGEYVLYTAHRNFEQDVFVYNINTGKTTNLTNTGVTEAEPFWSPDGKYIYFASSRTKPEYPLGAGDEHIYRVALQKLDEDFKLNKFRDLFKEEKKEETPTTPANNNKKKPEAPAKPVSERPVPKAPASIAIDTDELMKRLEQISPWFGQQGSPYVIQKGAKTMVYYLSNHAEGRPAVYRTTIEPFEKNKTEKVAGADVRDFAIVPSGDRYYMLANGNIYKLSLDQNKVDKLDASYTFDRNLAGEFSQIFDEAWAVLDENYYDPNFHHVDWAAMHDRYKAFLPYVTNRADLRLLLNDMLGELNSSHQGFNSIGTEERTNLRYRTMETGIVFSNEHPYTVAEVLKRSHADYKNVAVQPGDRLTAVNGMTVNEQQDRNAYFTKPSLDDELELTFERAGKPVTVKVHPETSAEFKDNLYDEWIDNNRHQVNQKSNSRIAYACMKDMSGGALTSFLEDMVDDAYQKDALILDLRYNTGGNVHDAVLNFLSQKPYLQWQYRGGQRTQQPNFAPAAKPIILLINEQTLSDGEMTATGFKALNLGKVIGTETYRWIIFTSAHGLVDGSSVRLPAWGCFTLDGKDIEHEGVKPDIYVKTGFVDRLNNQDPQLDRAVAEIMKQLK from the coding sequence ATGAAAAAACGCTACTTGTTATTTCTAGCTGCCCTATGCTCGGCCTATACGGTAAAGGCCCAAAGCCAGGAAGTTTACTTTACTTCTTATCCTACATTAACGCCCGATGGCAATACGGTGATCTTCAGTTATGAAGGTGATTTGTGGAAAGCCGATGTGAACAGTCAGGCTGCGGTACGCTTAACCGCTATGCAGGGGCAGGAAACCAACCCGCGGGTATCGCCCGACGGGCAATGGCTGGCTTTTTCATCCAACCAGTTTGGTAATAATGATGTTTATGTAATGCCTTTAGCTGGTGGTGCTATCAAACAATTAACCTACCATGAAGCCAGTGATGAAGTGGACTCCTGGAGCTGGGATTCAAAAACTGTTTATTTTACCTCAAGCCGGTACAACCGTTTCGGTGCTTATAGTGTAAGCCGTACTGGGGGTACGCCGCTGCGTTTGTTTGGTAATTACTTTAATACCATACATGACGTGGTAGAGCATCCACAAACCGGCGAGTTGTTTTTCAGTAACACGTGGGAAAGCTACAACTTTTCGCAACGTAAGCATTACAAAGGCGATTACAATCCGGACATACAATCTTACAACCCTAAAACCAAAGCTTACAAACAATACACCAACTGGATAGGTAAAGATTTTTGGACTACGGTTGATGGTAAAGGCAATATCTACTTTGTATCTGACGAAAACAATGAAGAGTATAACCTGTACACTTTCATCAATGGTAAAAAAACGCCTTTAACGCATTTTAATTCTTCTATCAAGCGACCTTTTGTAAGTGCCAGCGGCAACCGGGTGGTATTTGAAAAAGATTACCAGTTATATGTGTATGATGTAGCCTCGAAGCAAACCCGTAAGCTGAATTTTTCATTGTTCCGTAATGATGTATTGCCTAAAGCGCAGGAGTTTGATATTGCCGGGCATATTGAAGCGATGGATGCCTCGCCAGATGGCAAGAAAATAGCTTTCGTATCGCGTGGTGAATTGTTCGTGAGCGATATTGAAGGTAAATTTATTGAACATATTGAGCGCAGTAATAGCGAGCGGGTTACGGAAGTGAAATGGCTGCCGGATAACCGCGGATTGATATTTAGCCAGACGTTAGATGGTTATGTAAATTGGTACACCATTGCTGCTGATGGTAGCGGTAAAGAAAAGCAAATTACCAGCGATAAGCGAAGCAACCGAAAACTGGAAGTAAATAAAGCCCATACCCAAGGTGTTTACTTAAGCGGGCGCGATGAAGTGCGGACAATTGACCTGAAAACGTTAGCCAGTAAAACGATTGTTAAAGATGAAATATGGGGCTTTGAAGATTCACAGCCGTATTTTTCACCGAATGGCGAATATGTGCTTTACACAGCTCACCGCAATTTTGAGCAGGATGTTTTTGTGTATAACATTAACACTGGTAAAACTACCAACCTAACCAATACAGGAGTTACGGAAGCCGAACCGTTTTGGTCGCCTGATGGAAAGTACATTTACTTTGCTTCATCGCGCACAAAACCTGAATATCCGTTGGGTGCTGGTGATGAGCACATTTACCGGGTAGCGCTGCAAAAGCTGGATGAAGATTTTAAACTGAACAAGTTCCGCGATTTGTTTAAGGAAGAAAAGAAAGAGGAGACACCAACCACGCCAGCCAACAACAATAAGAAAAAACCGGAAGCACCAGCCAAGCCTGTGTCCGAGCGCCCAGTACCTAAAGCGCCGGCCAGCATTGCTATTGATACCGATGAGCTAATGAAAAGGCTGGAGCAAATCAGTCCGTGGTTTGGTCAGCAGGGTTCGCCTTATGTGATACAAAAAGGCGCTAAAACTATGGTGTACTACTTGTCTAACCATGCCGAAGGTCGTCCTGCTGTTTACCGTACTACCATTGAGCCTTTCGAGAAAAATAAAACCGAGAAAGTAGCTGGTGCCGATGTTCGGGATTTTGCCATCGTACCTAGTGGCGACCGCTACTACATGCTGGCCAATGGTAATATTTATAAGCTGAGCCTCGACCAAAACAAGGTAGATAAACTGGATGCCAGCTACACGTTCGACCGTAACCTGGCTGGTGAGTTTTCACAAATATTTGATGAAGCTTGGGCTGTGTTAGATGAAAACTATTACGACCCCAACTTTCACCATGTAGATTGGGCGGCCATGCACGACCGTTATAAAGCTTTTTTACCTTACGTAACCAATCGTGCCGACTTGCGCCTGCTGTTGAATGATATGCTGGGTGAACTAAATTCATCGCATCAAGGCTTTAACTCTATAGGTACTGAGGAGCGTACCAATTTACGCTACCGCACTATGGAAACTGGTATCGTGTTTAGCAATGAGCATCCTTACACCGTAGCTGAAGTGTTAAAACGCAGCCATGCCGATTACAAAAACGTAGCGGTACAACCTGGCGATAGACTTACTGCCGTAAACGGTATGACTGTAAACGAGCAGCAAGACCGTAATGCTTACTTTACCAAACCATCGTTAGATGATGAACTGGAACTGACTTTTGAGCGTGCCGGTAAACCTGTTACCGTGAAAGTGCATCCGGAAACTTCGGCAGAGTTTAAAGATAACTTGTATGATGAATGGATTGATAATAACCGCCACCAGGTAAACCAGAAAAGCAACAGCCGCATAGCTTATGCCTGCATGAAAGATATGAGTGGCGGTGCTTTAACTAGCTTTCTGGAAGATATGGTAGATGATGCTTACCAAAAAGATGCATTAATATTGGATTTGCGCTACAATACCGGCGGTAATGTGCATGATGCGGTGCTGAACTTTTTGTCGCAAAAGCCTTATCTGCAGTGGCAGTATCGTGGCGGGCAACGTACGCAGCAGCCTAACTTTGCTCCGGCAGCTAAACCGATCATCTTGCTGATTAATGAGCAAACCTTAAGTGATGGTGAAATGACCGCCACTGGCTTTAAGGCCCTGAACTTGGGTAAAGTCATCGGTACAGAAACTTACCGTTGGATTATCTTTACCAGCGCCCACGGTTTGGTAGATGGCTCAAGCGTGCGCCTGCCGGCCTGGGGCTGTTTCACGTTGGATGGTAAAGACATTGAGCATGAGGGTGTAAAACCGGACATCTATGTAAAAACCGGCTTTGTGGATAGGCTGAATAACCAAGACCCGCAGTTGGATAGAGCTGTTGCTGAAATTATGAAACAGTTAAAGTAA
- a CDS encoding L-serine ammonia-lyase — MQKEQISVFDIFKIGVGPSSSHTLGPWRAAQQFVQVLEQNGGLSQVVQIKILLYGSLAKTGKGHGTDVAILLGLSGHDPVTFEVEQLNTRIEEIKTTHQLLLGGQHRISFFSEDDLLFLFTQSLPYHPNAVTFQAFLSTGKAVSETYYSIGGGFVVREGGPQNGGLAEVDLPFPIDTAAELLHWCRKTGLKISEVVMENELAWRSEGETRQGMLQIFKVIKECIYRGCHAKGFLPGGLNVARRAAALNRRLTGDRPYQSFDEWVNVIRQTGQGFQNILDWVSCFALAVNEENASFGRVVTAPTNGAAGVIPAVLMYFIVFCDGYREDRIIQLLLTASEIGSIFKKGATISAAMGGCQAEIGVSSAMAAAALTECLGGSQRQVLMAAEIAMEHHLGLTCDPIGGLVQVPCIERNTMGAIKAITAAQLALQSNPDQAKVSLDAVVKTMWQTALDMNSKYKETSDGGLAINIPISLPEC; from the coding sequence ATGCAAAAAGAGCAAATTTCAGTATTCGATATATTTAAGATAGGCGTTGGTCCGTCCAGTTCACACACTTTAGGTCCTTGGCGGGCAGCACAGCAGTTTGTGCAAGTACTGGAGCAAAACGGTGGATTAAGCCAGGTCGTACAAATTAAAATATTACTTTATGGCTCACTGGCTAAAACAGGTAAAGGCCATGGTACCGATGTTGCTATTTTGCTAGGCTTAAGCGGGCATGATCCCGTTACTTTCGAGGTGGAGCAGCTTAACACCCGTATTGAAGAAATTAAAACTACTCACCAGTTATTGTTAGGTGGTCAGCATCGAATCAGCTTTTTTAGTGAAGATGATTTGCTGTTTTTATTTACGCAGAGTTTGCCTTATCACCCCAATGCCGTAACCTTTCAGGCTTTTTTAAGTACCGGAAAGGCAGTGTCTGAAACTTATTACTCGATAGGTGGTGGCTTTGTGGTGCGCGAGGGCGGGCCGCAAAATGGCGGCTTAGCTGAAGTGGATCTGCCATTCCCGATTGATACTGCTGCCGAATTATTGCACTGGTGTCGCAAAACCGGGCTTAAAATATCGGAAGTGGTTATGGAAAATGAGCTGGCTTGGCGTTCAGAAGGTGAAACGCGCCAGGGTATGCTGCAAATTTTCAAAGTGATTAAAGAATGTATTTACCGAGGCTGCCATGCCAAAGGCTTTTTGCCTGGCGGCTTGAATGTAGCCCGACGTGCTGCTGCTTTAAACCGCAGACTTACCGGCGACCGGCCTTATCAAAGTTTTGATGAATGGGTGAATGTGATTCGCCAAACCGGGCAAGGCTTCCAGAATATATTGGATTGGGTAAGCTGCTTTGCACTCGCCGTAAATGAAGAAAATGCATCGTTTGGCCGTGTAGTTACGGCACCAACCAATGGCGCTGCTGGGGTTATACCGGCTGTACTGATGTATTTTATTGTGTTTTGCGATGGCTACCGTGAAGATCGTATTATTCAATTGTTACTTACAGCTTCTGAAATTGGTAGTATTTTCAAAAAAGGAGCTACCATATCAGCTGCTATGGGTGGTTGTCAGGCTGAAATTGGGGTATCCTCTGCTATGGCGGCTGCGGCTTTAACAGAATGTTTGGGCGGTTCGCAACGGCAGGTACTCATGGCTGCCGAAATTGCTATGGAACACCACCTCGGCCTTACCTGCGACCCTATAGGCGGCTTAGTACAGGTACCTTGCATCGAAAGGAATACCATGGGGGCTATCAAAGCCATTACAGCAGCCCAACTGGCTTTGCAAAGTAATCCCGATCAGGCTAAGGTAAGTTTAGATGCTGTCGTGAAAACCATGTGGCAAACCGCACTGGATATGAACTCCAAGTATAAAGAAACCTCAGATGGCGGATTGGCTATCAATATTCCCATCAGTTTACCCGAATGCTAA
- a CDS encoding YjjG family noncanonical pyrimidine nucleotidase: protein MKQYTHIFFDLDHTIWDFDRNAEEALQELYILHQLEALGLSSPQQFIETYTRNNHQLWAEYHLGKISKETLRLLRFNKTFTDLGLHPDAIPAGFEDAYVQLCPTKTNLFPHAHETLSYLQSKYTLHLISNGFRESTERKVSGTGLARYFQHIIISEIVGVNKPDKAIFEHALNLAGAAKEESLMIGDSLEADIYGALNFGIDAIYFNPLQVPKPADVPMQIHSLDELTRLL from the coding sequence ATGAAACAGTATACCCACATCTTCTTCGACCTTGACCATACCATTTGGGATTTTGACCGCAACGCCGAAGAAGCTTTACAGGAGTTATATATATTGCACCAACTGGAGGCGTTAGGCTTAAGCTCGCCTCAACAGTTTATTGAAACTTACACCCGCAATAACCATCAGCTATGGGCCGAGTACCATTTAGGAAAAATTAGTAAGGAAACGTTGCGGTTGTTGCGGTTTAATAAAACATTTACTGATCTAGGCTTGCATCCAGATGCTATTCCGGCAGGTTTTGAAGATGCTTACGTACAGCTCTGCCCTACTAAAACCAACCTGTTTCCGCATGCACATGAAACCTTGAGTTACTTGCAAAGTAAATACACGTTGCACCTGATCTCGAACGGCTTTCGTGAATCAACCGAACGTAAAGTAAGCGGCACAGGATTGGCACGCTATTTTCAACATATTATTATTTCGGAAATAGTAGGTGTAAACAAACCGGATAAAGCGATATTTGAACATGCCCTGAACTTGGCCGGAGCTGCGAAAGAAGAAAGCTTAATGATAGGCGATAGTCTGGAGGCTGATATATACGGTGCTTTAAATTTTGGCATAGATGCCATTTATTTCAACCCGTTGCAAGTACCCAAACCGGCCGATGTACCAATGCAGATACACAGTTTAGACGAGTTAACCCGATTGCTATGA
- a CDS encoding CD225/dispanin family protein: protein MEPFQQPFSQPPMPRPKNWLVESILVTIFCCLPFGIAGIVNAASVNSRFDSGDYEGALRASQQAGKWTKIGFGIGIAVIVLYAIFIFTVGKNMMQSPYRTSYGQ, encoded by the coding sequence ATGGAACCATTTCAACAACCTTTTTCACAACCACCTATGCCACGTCCTAAAAACTGGCTGGTAGAATCAATTTTAGTAACTATTTTTTGCTGCTTGCCTTTTGGTATTGCCGGCATTGTTAATGCAGCCAGTGTAAACAGCAGATTTGACAGTGGTGATTACGAAGGCGCCTTAAGAGCATCACAACAAGCCGGTAAATGGACAAAAATTGGCTTTGGGATTGGCATAGCCGTTATTGTACTTTATGCTATTTTTATTTTTACTGTAGGTAAAAACATGATGCAAAGCCCTTACCGCACTTCGTACGGACAGTAA
- a CDS encoding glycosyltransferase translates to MLKIVHLNTYDGNGGAGRACLRLSKALSDQNINSKVIVHYKFGKNPLIGTFNNTLLQKTYTAATIVFERILAKRLLKPMKRTPFSFTWFGRSVIHHPDVKAADVVHLHWVNHSFLNPAHLTELKKLNKPIVWTFHDSNAFTGGCHVRYTCDHFVRQCGYCPLLKKADADDASHQIWEQKHEAYQQLNFNIVAPSAWMLSSVLLSSLMKDKPVLQIPNTLETDVFKPSDKAAAKKNLGLPEDKFIFLTGFMPSRKDLHKGTSYLLESLELLKEKLGVKATDVELVVFGNRDAKDIPDFAIKTSFLGTISNDEKLALCYAAADAFLIPSLEDNLPYTVMESLACGTPVVAFTTGGIPDMVQHQQNGYLAEYRSSKSFADGMEWIINHTDQPALQQQAREAVMNKYAENLIAEKHIGLYQQVLQQHGQPITGGPHV, encoded by the coding sequence ATGCTGAAAATAGTGCATTTAAACACGTATGATGGTAACGGAGGTGCAGGCCGTGCCTGCTTACGTCTTAGCAAAGCATTGTCCGACCAAAATATTAATTCTAAGGTGATTGTGCACTATAAATTTGGTAAAAATCCGCTTATAGGCACCTTTAACAATACGCTGCTGCAAAAAACCTATACCGCTGCCACCATTGTGTTTGAGCGCATATTGGCTAAGCGCTTGCTTAAGCCCATGAAACGCACGCCTTTTTCATTTACCTGGTTCGGGCGCTCGGTAATACACCACCCTGATGTAAAAGCGGCTGATGTGGTACACCTGCATTGGGTAAACCATAGTTTTTTAAACCCGGCACATTTAACGGAGCTTAAAAAGCTGAACAAACCCATTGTGTGGACTTTTCATGACAGCAATGCTTTTACCGGCGGCTGCCACGTACGTTACACCTGCGACCACTTTGTGCGCCAGTGCGGCTATTGCCCACTGCTTAAAAAAGCTGATGCTGACGATGCCTCTCACCAAATTTGGGAACAAAAGCATGAAGCCTATCAGCAATTAAATTTTAACATTGTAGCGCCTAGTGCCTGGATGCTAAGTTCGGTATTGCTGAGCAGCCTGATGAAAGACAAACCTGTTTTGCAAATACCGAACACGCTGGAAACGGACGTTTTTAAACCTTCAGACAAAGCAGCCGCTAAGAAGAATTTAGGACTACCTGAAGATAAATTCATTTTTCTGACCGGCTTTATGCCCTCGCGCAAGGATTTGCATAAGGGCACCAGCTATCTGCTGGAAAGCTTGGAGCTGCTTAAAGAAAAGCTGGGTGTAAAAGCGACCGATGTAGAGCTGGTAGTATTTGGCAACCGCGATGCTAAAGACATACCTGATTTTGCTATTAAAACCAGCTTTTTAGGTACCATCAGTAATGATGAAAAACTGGCTTTATGCTACGCTGCTGCCGATGCTTTTTTAATTCCATCGTTGGAAGATAATTTGCCATATACTGTAATGGAAAGCCTGGCTTGCGGCACGCCTGTTGTGGCTTTTACCACCGGGGGCATACCCGACATGGTGCAACATCAGCAAAATGGTTATCTGGCTGAATATCGATCTTCAAAAAGCTTTGCTGATGGTATGGAATGGATCATTAACCATACCGACCAACCAGCCTTACAACAACAAGCCCGCGAGGCGGTCATGAATAAATATGCCGAAAACCTGATTGCCGAAAAGCATATCGGTTTATATCAACAAGTATTGCAGCAACACGGACAACCTATTACAGGAGGCCCGCATGTTTAA